The window TATGAAGTCATTGCTTCTTGTTTCAACCTCCGCATGGCGCTTTCCAATTACCTAATATCAAGCTTATTAAAAGGAAAAAACATCATTTTCTGGTCTCGGTCGAAAAACTTATCAAATGGGCGTTAGTAATAATTTGGTGCCAGGATCGCAGTTTTTCATAAATGTTAGTGTGCCATCGGATTTTGCCCGTATTTGTTGCACATCATTATGGCTTGTAGTTAATGTGTATCTGGTTCCCGGCGCGAGCCCTTTAATGATAAACCAATAGGTATCTTGCGAGCCGATTGACCACGACATTTTTTGATCTTTCCATGTATGGACAATTAGATTAATAGGCCGGTCAGTACGGCCTTTTATCAGAAGCTGATTAGTCTCCAGGTTCTGACAGTAATAAGTCAGAATTTTTTGTCCATAAGATACGCCAAAGCTTTCGTTATTTTTAATCGAAAACTTTTTTGAACGAATTTCATAAAAAGTTAAGCCGAGTTTTACCTGGTATACCGTATCGCGTAGTGTGTAAGAGAAAGTTGTACCGTTAAGCTCTGCAGATATTTTGGGCTCTATACCCATGCGGTTCCACTTGGGCCTTAATCCGTAAATATCCCGGTATAAAGCTGTTATACTGGTGGATATTCCCGCCAGTATATCGTCACCAAGGCCCAACTGAGTAGCCCTGCTGTAACGTTGCGATGAAAGCCCGTCCTTTTTGTACTGGTTCAGTAGTTTATGAATATACTTCAGCGCGATGCCCTTATCGTATCCGGCATATGCTCTTACGCCCAGATAGCCCCAGGTAGGGAAAATATCGCCATTCTCATAATTGGGGAATGGCCAGTTCCCGCCGGAAACCTCATCCTTTTTAAACGAATCAAAACATAAAGGCCAGTGAAAAAGATTTTCTTTAACTGTACGGGCTTCTATCTGGTCAAGAATCTGCGCTGTGCGCTGCGGATCGTCGCATAAGCCAAAGGCTATTGCTGCAAAGTTTACTGGTGTAACCAGGTTATCGCCGTGTACCGAGCCATCGTTATCGCGCCAGTAAACGTACTGCTTTTTTGCCTGCGACCAAAAGCCACCCTGCTCAATAGGTTTATTAAAAACTGTTTTAAGACGCGCAGCAATTACGGCATAATAGGCTGCTTTTTGTTTATTACCCAATACCTTTTCACAATCAGCCCAAAGGTTTAACGCTTCATACATCTGGGCATTTACAAAAGCGTTCTCGTAACTCGCCCAAACTATATCCAGCCAGTCGCTTGCTTTTTTTTCGGCAATGTTGTTATTCATCGCTTCAAATATCCCGTTATGATTAGCGTCGCGTTTAATTAGCCATTCAAGGGCGTTTTCGCAGCTGTTTTGGTGTGAGCGCAACCATTTTAAATCCCCATTTATGTCAAATTGCTCGCTGGCGTTAATCACATACCCGGTTTGTGAGTCTACAGTGTAGCCCCACATAGCCTCGTAATATCCTGTTTTGGGATTATAGGTACCGGGCATTTCATCGCCTGGGGCATTGTGCCAACGGGATAGTACCCGCCCGTCCGGAAGTATTGCCTCATCACGTTCCTGATCCAGTGTGGCCGACATATTCCTGGTATAGTTTTTATCGCCCAGCGCCATCCCTATCTGCGCAAAAAACGGTTCATGCAGGCATTTCCAATTGGTAAGCCAGCCATTAGCGCCGATAATGTTGTTATCAACCACGCCGTAACGCCCGGTGGTGTTCATTAGCTCGCGCACGGCAATGGCATCTATCCCCGGTAGCTTACCTTTCGAATATTCTTTAAAATAATCAACGTACTGCAGGTCTATTTGCACGCTTACCACACCCTTTTTTACCTTAAAGGGAGCAAAAATATCA is drawn from Mucilaginibacter ginsenosidivorax and contains these coding sequences:
- a CDS encoding alpha-L-rhamnosidase-related protein encodes the protein MPKKIVQFLFCLLFTLRVSAYAKYANTARISPYAKTVTIAVPGNQLAIVIDYSEGCIIKQLRIKGKNVLSPAGIYTGITTKNGIFLSSTAVENIKLSKNDGVIKLSGLTYGDGDLTVDETWEFKINNDKISWTIIRSYNKSAELEDMSFPKYNFSNLTVWKGGILDNGGMVWCKYLKQVDDTYGVHTGGVTFWNAESGNGLRINTKADNGDVVASKFSHSKNNEFTSTQLVTDDQLQQRHDLSRFVSQKADIFAPFKVKKGVVSVQIDLQYVDYFKEYSKGKLPGIDAIAVRELMNTTGRYGVVDNNIIGANGWLTNWKCLHEPFFAQIGMALGDKNYTRNMSATLDQERDEAILPDGRVLSRWHNAPGDEMPGTYNPKTGYYEAMWGYTVDSQTGYVINASEQFDINGDLKWLRSHQNSCENALEWLIKRDANHNGIFEAMNNNIAEKKASDWLDIVWASYENAFVNAQMYEALNLWADCEKVLGNKQKAAYYAVIAARLKTVFNKPIEQGGFWSQAKKQYVYWRDNDGSVHGDNLVTPVNFAAIAFGLCDDPQRTAQILDQIEARTVKENLFHWPLCFDSFKKDEVSGGNWPFPNYENGDIFPTWGYLGVRAYAGYDKGIALKYIHKLLNQYKKDGLSSQRYSRATQLGLGDDILAGISTSITALYRDIYGLRPKWNRMGIEPKISAELNGTTFSYTLRDTVYQVKLGLTFYEIRSKKFSIKNNESFGVSYGQKILTYYCQNLETNQLLIKGRTDRPINLIVHTWKDQKMSWSIGSQDTYWFIIKGLAPGTRYTLTTSHNDVQQIRAKSDGTLTFMKNCDPGTKLLLTPI